GGCGGTAATGTCCAGCGGCATGCGGCGATTGCGCAGCAGCCACACGGTGGCGCGATCGATCAAACGGCAGATTGCGGTCATCATTTCCAGTTGCATCGCGGCCGCGACCTTAGCGTCCAGTGCCTCGATCGCCGCCCACAATGCGCGCGCACCGAAAATCTCGCACGTGGCGGCGTACGCGCGCGCGATATCATCCGCGCCGCCACCAGTGCGCTCGTGCACCAGCATGTAAAACGTACTGCCCATGCGATTGACGATGTCGTTGGTCAGATGCGTGACGATGATCTCGCCGCGTAGCGGATGATCCACCAGAGCTTGCGCGAACCGCGCGCGCAAGATGGACGGAAAATACGCTTGCAGTTCGCGCGTAAAGTACGGGTCGTCGACGATGCCGGAATCGGTGAGTTCGCGCGCCAGCCGGATCTTGCTGTAGGCGAGCAGCACCGCGAGCTCCGGGCGCATCAGTCCCGCGCGCGCAGTCTCGCGTTTGGCGATCTCTTCGTCCAACGGCAGGGCTTCGAGCGCGCGGTTCAACAGGCGCTCGCGCTCCAGTTGCGCGATCAGGCGCTTCTGGTCACCCAACAGTTCCGCGGCTTGGGAGACGGCGAGGCTGATAGCCAGCGTCTGCAAATAATTGTCGCGCAGCACCTGACTCGCGACGTCATCGGTCATGGCCGCCAGCAACGCATTGCGCTGTTCGAGATTGATTTCACTCCTGGCCAGCGCGCGGTTCAGCAAAATCTTGATGTTGACCTCGTGATCCGAACAATCCACGCCGGCGGAGTTGTCGATCGCGTCAGTGTTGACCAGCCCGCCGCCGCGCGTGAATTCGATGCGCGCGAGCTGGGTCAGACCCAGATTACCACCCTCGCCGATTACCAGGCAGCGCAATTCGTTGGCGTCCACGCGCACGCCATCGTTGCCGCGGTCGCCCACATCAGCGTGGCTTTCCGCGCTGGCCTTCACGTAGGTGCCGATGCCGCCGTTCCAGAACAGGTCAACCGGCGCGCGCAAGATCGCGCGGATCAGTTCAATGGGCGGCAGTCGCTCGGCCTGAATGCCCAGCGCCACGCGCGCTTGCGGGCTTAACGCAATGGACTTCGCCGTGCGCGGATAAACCCCACCGCCGGTTGAAATCGCGCTAACAGCGTAATCGTCCCACGACGAACGCGGCAGCGAGAATAGCCGCTGACGTTCGGCCCACGCGAGCTCGGTGTCCGGATCGGGATCGATGAAGATATGCCGATGGTCGAACGCGGCGAGCAGGCGCATCTTCGGCCACCTCAGCATGCCATTGCCGAACACGTCGCCGGACATGTCGCCCACACCGACAACGGTGAACGCGGTGCTGCGCACGTCCAGCCCCAGCTCGCGGAAATGACGTTGTACGGACTCCCAAGCGCCGCGCGCGGTAATGCCAATCTTCTTGTGATCGTAACCATACCGGCCGCCGGAGGCGAAGGCGTCACCCAGCCAGAAGCCGTATTGCGCGGAAATCTCGTTGGCGATGTCCGAGAAACTGGCCGTGCCCTTGTCGGCCGCCACCACCAGATACGGGTCGTCCCCGTCGTGACGCACCGTGTCCGGTGGCGGTCGCACAGCGCCATCGACGAGATTATCGGTGACATCCAGAAGGCCGCTGATGAAA
The window above is part of the Gammaproteobacteria bacterium genome. Proteins encoded here:
- a CDS encoding NAD-glutamate dehydrogenase; protein product: FTRIVSGKIENDGFNRLVLAAELNWREIVLLRALCKYLLQTRLPLSQAYMEQSLANNPAVARWLMELFKLRFDPTVPPQSEHVEAVKTRIEQALEAVTSLDEDRILRCFMALVLATLRTNYFQRESAGREEKSYLAFKLDSAEAPELPLPKPMFEIFVYAPWVEGVHLRGGRVARGGIRWSDRREDFRTEVLGLMKAQTVKNAVIVPVGAKGGFVCKNLPTPDDRDAVQREVIRCYRTFISGLLDVTDNLVDGAVRPPPDTVRHDGDDPYLVVAADKGTASFSDIANEISAQYGFWLGDAFASGGRYGYDHKKIGITARGAWESVQRHFRELGLDVRSTAFTVVGVGDMSGDVFGNGMLRWPKMRLLAAFDHRHIFIDPDPDTELAWAERQRLFSLPRSSWDDYAVSAISTGGGVYPRTAKSIALSPQARVALGIQAERLPPIELIRAILRAPVDLFWNGGIGTYVKASAESHADVGDRGNDGVRVDANELRCLVIGEGGNLGLTQLARIEFTRGGGLVNTDAIDNSAGVDCSDHEVNIKILLNRALARSEINLEQRNALLAAMTDDVASQVLRDNYLQTLAISLAVSQAAELLGDQKRLIAQLERERLLNRALEALPLDEEIAKRETARAGLMRPELAVLLAYSKIRLARELTDSGIVDDPYFTRELQAYFPSILRARFAQALVDHPLRGEIIVTHLTNDIVNRMGSTFYMLVHERTGGGADDIARAYAATCEIFGARALWAAIEALDAKVAAAMQLEMMTAICRLIDRATVWLLRNRRMPLDITATAEHFRGGMEVVQARIPRLLHDHGHVELELHIAELCDAGVPAELARQVAGQEIVFAALNVVTVARDTDTPLEVVTDVYFELGFALSFDWLYVCVRDLPALDYWHRGARGMLRDELSVELRKLTTDVLRLTPDSLSFAQRIDTWLELKQNKLAHYRSVIAELKSAGTPNFAMLSVAVREVRALTRDGQIDGENAA